From the genome of Nicotiana sylvestris chromosome 2, ASM39365v2, whole genome shotgun sequence, one region includes:
- the LOC104218579 gene encoding uncharacterized protein isoform X1 — protein MCKRALITWSYWPIAIQGNNSKHKRSKRKWFTRKTTGSKKKHSSKAEVQSSLRQEIMQLERRLQNQGAVPCALEKALECKSFSQNITHLASMSMPTTELIREIAVLELEVVHLEHYLLSLYRKAFDQQISSLSPPVNDDKLRSPQSTQIRRCLEFSESDVMLRRENSYAQFDCQSVSNPWNETNSTTQDKVKEPGVHRSHSSLTQHSAPSNRAPLSEEIPGKALRACQSQPFFMMEYAQSSCSNLISLAEHLGTRISDHVPEAPNKLSEDMVRCMCTIYCKIADPPRINPCLSSPTSSLSSMSAFSPKDQCDIWSPGLRNDSSFSVRLDNPFHVEGLKEFSGPYSTMVEVQCIYRDKHRLGDIEPLLQNFRSIVSRLEVIDPQRLSHAEKLAFWINIHNALVMHTFLSYGVPQKHGKRVFLLLKAAYNVGGHVFSANVIQNSILGCRMSRPGQWLRLLLSSRGKLKVGDEIQAYAIEHPEPLLHFALCSGNHSDPAVRVYTPKRVFQELEAAKEEYIRAAFGVKKNHKVVLPKVVESFAKDCGLCTAGVMEMIQQCLPESLIRSIKKIQQEKSRKNIEWIPHNFAFRYLIMKELVK, from the exons ATGTGCAAAAGGGCGTTAATCACTTGGAGCTACTGGCCTATTGCAATACAAGGGAACAACTCTAAACACAAGCGTTCTAAGAG GAAATGGTTCACACGAAAGACTACTGGGAGCAAGAAGAAACATTCATCTAAGGCTGAAGTCCAGAGTTCTTTGAGGCAAGAG ATAATGCAGCTCGAGAGAAGATTACAGAACCAAGGCGCAGTTCCATGTGCTCTAGAGAAAGCATTAGAATGTAAATCTTTCTCACAAAACATCACTCATCTCGCCTCAATGTCTATG CCAACAACAGAACTGATTAGAGAAATTGCTGTACTAGAGTTGGAAGTAGTGCATTTGGAACACTATCTTCTCTCATTATACCGTAAAGCATTTGATCAACAAATCTCATCCTTGTCTCCTCCCGTAAACGATGATAAACTAAGATCACCACAAAGTACCCAAATAAGAAGGTGCCTTGAATTTTCTGAATCTGATGTGATGTTGAGAAGGGAAAATTCTTATGCTCAATTTGATTGCCAATCAGTATCAAATCCATGGAATGAAACCAATAGCACGACACAAGACAAAGTTAAAGAACCTGGAGTTCATCGAAGCCATTCCTCATTAACTCAACATTCAGCTCCGTCAAATAGAGCTCCCCTATCAGAGGAAATACCAGGGAAAGCTTTGCGTGCTTGTCAGTCTCAACCTTTTTTTATGATGGAG TATGCACAGAGTTCTTGTTCAAATTTAATCAGTTTGGCAGAGCATCTTGGCACGCGCATCTCTGACCATGTTCCAGAGGCACCAAATAAGCTGTCTGAGGACATGGTAAGGTGCATGTGCACCATATATTGCAAAATTGCTGATCCTCCACGAATAAATCCGTGTCTCTCGTCACCAACCTCATCCTTGTCCTCAATGAGTGCCTTTTCTCCAAAGGATCAATGTGACATATGGAGTCCAGGATTAAGGAACGATTCGTCTTTTAGTGTTCGGTTGGACAATCCTTTTCATGTGGAAGGCTTGAAGGAGTTCAGTGGACCTTATAGCACAATGGTTGAAGTACAATGTATATATAGAGATAAACACAGACTAGGTGATATTGAACCGTTGTTGCAAAATTTCAG GTCAATTGTTTCTCGCCTAGAAGTAATAGATCCGCAAAGGTTGAGTCATGCTGAGAAGCTTGCATTCTGGATTAACATACATAACGCGTTAGTGATGCAT ACATTTTTGTCATATGGGGTTCCACAAAAACATGGAAAGAGAGTTTTTCTACTCTTGAAG GCTGCCTATAATGTTGGCGGTCATGTATTCAGCGCCAATGTGATACAGAACTCTATCCTGGGATGTCGAATGTCTAGACCAGGACAG TGGCTTCGCTTGTTGCTTTCTTCTAGAGGAAAGCTTAAGGTAGGCGATGAAATACAAGCCTATGCTATTGAACATCCAGAACCCCTTCTGCACTTTGCACTCTGCTCGGGCAATCATTCAGATCCTGCG GTAAGAGTCTATACACCTAAGAGAGTGTTTCAGGAGCTGGAAGCAGCAAAAGAAGAATATATTAGAGCAGCATTTGGGGTGAAGAAGAATCATAAAGTTGTTTTGCCAAAAGTTGTGGAGTCCTTTGCTAAGGATTGTGGTCTATGTACTGCTGGTGTGATGGAGATGATCCAGCAATGTTTACCTGAATCTCTTATAAGAAGCATTAAGAAGATTCAGCAGGAAAAGTCTCGCAAGAACATTGAGTGGATTCCTCATAATTTTGCTTTCCGATATCTAATTATGAAGGAGCTGGTGAAGTGA
- the LOC104218579 gene encoding uncharacterized protein isoform X2 — MQLERRLQNQGAVPCALEKALECKSFSQNITHLASMSMPTTELIREIAVLELEVVHLEHYLLSLYRKAFDQQISSLSPPVNDDKLRSPQSTQIRRCLEFSESDVMLRRENSYAQFDCQSVSNPWNETNSTTQDKVKEPGVHRSHSSLTQHSAPSNRAPLSEEIPGKALRACQSQPFFMMEYAQSSCSNLISLAEHLGTRISDHVPEAPNKLSEDMVRCMCTIYCKIADPPRINPCLSSPTSSLSSMSAFSPKDQCDIWSPGLRNDSSFSVRLDNPFHVEGLKEFSGPYSTMVEVQCIYRDKHRLGDIEPLLQNFRSIVSRLEVIDPQRLSHAEKLAFWINIHNALVMHTFLSYGVPQKHGKRVFLLLKAAYNVGGHVFSANVIQNSILGCRMSRPGQWLRLLLSSRGKLKVGDEIQAYAIEHPEPLLHFALCSGNHSDPAVRVYTPKRVFQELEAAKEEYIRAAFGVKKNHKVVLPKVVESFAKDCGLCTAGVMEMIQQCLPESLIRSIKKIQQEKSRKNIEWIPHNFAFRYLIMKELVK, encoded by the exons ATGCAGCTCGAGAGAAGATTACAGAACCAAGGCGCAGTTCCATGTGCTCTAGAGAAAGCATTAGAATGTAAATCTTTCTCACAAAACATCACTCATCTCGCCTCAATGTCTATG CCAACAACAGAACTGATTAGAGAAATTGCTGTACTAGAGTTGGAAGTAGTGCATTTGGAACACTATCTTCTCTCATTATACCGTAAAGCATTTGATCAACAAATCTCATCCTTGTCTCCTCCCGTAAACGATGATAAACTAAGATCACCACAAAGTACCCAAATAAGAAGGTGCCTTGAATTTTCTGAATCTGATGTGATGTTGAGAAGGGAAAATTCTTATGCTCAATTTGATTGCCAATCAGTATCAAATCCATGGAATGAAACCAATAGCACGACACAAGACAAAGTTAAAGAACCTGGAGTTCATCGAAGCCATTCCTCATTAACTCAACATTCAGCTCCGTCAAATAGAGCTCCCCTATCAGAGGAAATACCAGGGAAAGCTTTGCGTGCTTGTCAGTCTCAACCTTTTTTTATGATGGAG TATGCACAGAGTTCTTGTTCAAATTTAATCAGTTTGGCAGAGCATCTTGGCACGCGCATCTCTGACCATGTTCCAGAGGCACCAAATAAGCTGTCTGAGGACATGGTAAGGTGCATGTGCACCATATATTGCAAAATTGCTGATCCTCCACGAATAAATCCGTGTCTCTCGTCACCAACCTCATCCTTGTCCTCAATGAGTGCCTTTTCTCCAAAGGATCAATGTGACATATGGAGTCCAGGATTAAGGAACGATTCGTCTTTTAGTGTTCGGTTGGACAATCCTTTTCATGTGGAAGGCTTGAAGGAGTTCAGTGGACCTTATAGCACAATGGTTGAAGTACAATGTATATATAGAGATAAACACAGACTAGGTGATATTGAACCGTTGTTGCAAAATTTCAG GTCAATTGTTTCTCGCCTAGAAGTAATAGATCCGCAAAGGTTGAGTCATGCTGAGAAGCTTGCATTCTGGATTAACATACATAACGCGTTAGTGATGCAT ACATTTTTGTCATATGGGGTTCCACAAAAACATGGAAAGAGAGTTTTTCTACTCTTGAAG GCTGCCTATAATGTTGGCGGTCATGTATTCAGCGCCAATGTGATACAGAACTCTATCCTGGGATGTCGAATGTCTAGACCAGGACAG TGGCTTCGCTTGTTGCTTTCTTCTAGAGGAAAGCTTAAGGTAGGCGATGAAATACAAGCCTATGCTATTGAACATCCAGAACCCCTTCTGCACTTTGCACTCTGCTCGGGCAATCATTCAGATCCTGCG GTAAGAGTCTATACACCTAAGAGAGTGTTTCAGGAGCTGGAAGCAGCAAAAGAAGAATATATTAGAGCAGCATTTGGGGTGAAGAAGAATCATAAAGTTGTTTTGCCAAAAGTTGTGGAGTCCTTTGCTAAGGATTGTGGTCTATGTACTGCTGGTGTGATGGAGATGATCCAGCAATGTTTACCTGAATCTCTTATAAGAAGCATTAAGAAGATTCAGCAGGAAAAGTCTCGCAAGAACATTGAGTGGATTCCTCATAATTTTGCTTTCCGATATCTAATTATGAAGGAGCTGGTGAAGTGA